In Balaenoptera musculus isolate JJ_BM4_2016_0621 chromosome 19, mBalMus1.pri.v3, whole genome shotgun sequence, one genomic interval encodes:
- the GMFG gene encoding glia maturation factor gamma has product MSDSLVVCEVDPELKEKLRKFRFRKETDNAAIIMKVDKDRQMVVLEEEFQNISPEELKMELPERQPRFVVYSYKYMHADGRVSYPLCFIFSSPVGCKPEQQMMYAGSKNRLVQTAELTKVFEIRTTDDLTEAWLQEKLSFFR; this is encoded by the exons ATG TCTGACTCCCTGGTGGTGTGCGAGGTGGACCCAGAGCTAAAGGAAAAGCTGAGGAAATTTCGCTTCCGGAAAGAGACGGACAATGCGGCCATAATAA TGAAGGTGGACAAAGACCGGCAGATGGTGGTGCTGGAGGAAGAATTTCAG AATATTTCTCCAGAGGaactaaaaatggagttgccAGAGAGACAGCCCAG GTTCGTGGTCTACAGCTACAAGTACATGCACGCCGATGGCCGAGTGTCCTACCCCTTGTGTTTCATCTTCTCCAGCCCCGTGG GCTGCAAGCCTGAACAACAGATGATGTACGCAGGGAGCAAAAACAGGCTGGTGCAGACGGCAGAGCTCACAAAG GTGTTTGAAATCCGCACCACTGATGACCTCACAGAGGCCTGGCTCCAAGAGAAGTTGTCTTTCTTTCGCTGA